The window CGTAGGTTGATTTATATAGTCATTTACTATGTATAGAAAATAAAATTCCTTTTTTTTCAATTAAAGGTTGCATTCTAATTATTTAGAACGTAAAGTAAAATTAAATCAAAATACTTTTTTAGAAAGAAGTGCAATAAAATTGGAATATAGGATTATGGACATAACCTTGGAACAGCAGAAACTAATATCAACACCTTTACGTGTGAAAATTATCTATCTCTTAAGCGAGCAGGCAATGACGGCTAAACAGGTTGCTGATGAACTAGGAAAAACAGCTGGGAGCATCCACTACCATATTCAGCAGCTTTTTAAGGGAGGGATTCTGGACCTAACAGAAACTAAGGAAAATAAGGGGATTGTCGAGAAATACTACCGCTCAAAAGCAACACACTTTAACTTAAAAGAGCGCAGTGAAGGAACGAAGCCAATGGGAGTTACCACAAAAGGCATAAGCCTCGAATTTACGGAAGAAGAATTGAAGGAGTTCGAAGACGATTTTGACTCCCTTCTCGAAAAATGGCTAAAGAGAACCGTGGCTCATAAGAACGGAAGAGCATCTTATGATCTTTCATTAGTATTCAAAAAACTATTACCTGGAGAGGAAGTATAATCTTGAAACAAGCAGTTAAAAGAAATTTATTTCTTTTCGTACCTGCTAAAATGGTCGCGGTTCTCGGCTCCTCAATTTACGGCTTTGCAATTGGACTTTATATTCTTGAACAAACCGGCTCAAGCCTCAACTTTGCCATTACATTGTTAATGTCGGCTCTTCCAAGGGTTCTTCTCTCACCTGTTGCAGGGGCTCTAGCAGATCGGTATGACCGAAAGAAAATTATTATCTTTAGCGACTTTGGCTGTGCCATATGGCTAGGGATAATCCTTGTCCTTTTTACCTTTGTTACACAGGATATTTGGCTGCTGTATATAGCTTCAGCAATTCTTACTACATTAAACACCTTTTATTCCAATGCAGTCACATCCACAATTTTTAATATGGTTGGTCCAGATAATATCCAAAAGGCAATGTCACTGAACCAGTCCGCCGCTTCCATGTCCGCCATCCTCGGCCCGGTTCTTGGCGGTGCCTTTTTCGGTTTTATGCCAATCACTACCTTCATGGCAATAAATATTGCTGCCTTTTCCATTTCAGGCATTCTCAGCTTGTTTATCCGGTACAATCTCTTTGCCGAGAAAAAGGATTTAACAGAAAGAACTGGTTTCTTTCAGGATTTAAAGGAAGGCTTTATCTATGTTAGAAATGAACCGTTCATTAAGCATCTAATTTTTTTCGCAATTTGGCTGAATTTTTGGTTTACAGCCTTTCCAGTTGCCCTGCCTTATTTGGTCTTAGTCGTTCGCAACATGCCCTCGTATCAATTAGGAATTATCGAAGGTTCGTTTTCAGTAGGGACTCTCCTAATGGCTTTAATTTTGTCTGTCCGGCCGGAAATTAAGAAGAAAGAGTTTGCGATCCTTAGCGGTATAACAGGTATGTCCATTGCATTAATACTTATGGGTCTTCCCAGTCTCCCAGTAGCTTCAGGCATACCCAACACAGCCATATTCATATACTTAATCGCCCTTGTCCTAATTAGCTCTTCTTTATCGATGGTCATAAACATGCCTATCTTTGTCCTGCTGCAGAAGAAAACCCCGGATGAACTTCGGGGACGGGTGATGTCTCTATTGGAAACTGGAGCAAGCGGGATGACACCGGTAGGGCTTATTTTGTTCGGTGTTCTATTTGAAATTCTTCCCGCATGGATGTTAATGGCCATCAGCGGAGCAGCAATCCTTCTCCTGGTTACTTATCACGTCTGGAAAAAAACATTCTCACGTTACCTGCGTGAAGATTCTGTTCCTGCCCAATCAGGACTGTAAGAAACCATAGTAAAAGCACCGGCTCATCCAGCCGGTGCTTCATGTAAATAAACTTTATTTCTCCCAAGTTGTTTTGATGTATAAAGAGCTTTATCAGCCCGGTCCAAAAGACTGACAATCGTATCGCCCTTTTTATATCCTGCAATCCCAAAGCTGGAGGTAATCTTTCCAACAACCTTGAATTCATGAGTTTCAATTACTTTGCGCAGCCCTTCAGCAAGAATGACCGCTTCCTTCTCAGGTTTTTGAATGATCACGATAAATTCTTCCCCTCCCCATCTTCCAAAAAGCTCACCTGCACCAAGATTCTTTTCAATTAAGGAGACAATTTCCTTTAACGCTTCATCCCCTACATGATGTCCATATCGATCGTTAATAGCTTTGAAGTGGTCAATATCAAAAAATGCCACAGAAAAAGCATTATTACTATAAGAGCAATTCTCAATACATCCTTCTAGCCAAGTATCTATCTGATGGCGGTTTGCTATCCCGGTCAAGGAATCCGTATACGCATCCCGTTTTGCCGCAGCCAGTTCCTTATATACACCAAAAAGGTACTGTGTAAAATAAAGCATGACTATATAAACAATAGTTGCAACATAATATTGGATAAACGAGTCCATAGCCTCTGCCGAGATTTTACCCGCGTTTAGTATGCCTGGTATTAATGTAAGCCCAAGAATTGTAAATGCGACTATCAAACTATATTTCCTTCTAGTCGAAACAAAAATGTACATCATAATGACTGGCATCCAAATGATGAAATCTCCAAGCGAGTTTTCCCCGGCTTCTAAAATAACTTTATTAACTGCATCATAGAACGTAATTATATGGTAAAGGCTTACTATAATTACACTTACAGACTCAACCAGGCGAAGTTGATTTTTATACAATAATAACCAGGAAATACTGAACCACACGATAAGAACAGTGTTGATTACAGTTCCGACTATGTGCTCGTTGCCTGACGAGTTTTGCAAGAAGTTATTTAATAACAATGAAACGAGGAGGCAGGGAATGATCCATAAATATATTGTGCGTTTTAAGGAGCTAAACGTCTCGAATTTATTCTTCATGCCAACTACCTCCTTTTTCTTTAACTTTATTTTGTTATTATTTTCAAAAACTTTCTTCAACTTAAATATACTATAATTTCTTCATTCGTCTATCGGAAAAATGGACTATTGCAATACTTTTTCTATGATAAGGGGTTACATTACTTCTTGGCTCTCTCTCCTTTTAATTTCATTTTTTGTTCTCCTCCGAAAATTATATGATTGATCCGATCTTCTCAATTAGAAGTTGAAAATGAGATACAAAAAGAGCAGAAGATTAACAATCAATCCTCCCGCTCTTTTTTCACACTACTATTTTCAATCCAGCATACGGCTTATACAGATTTTACTTTTGTGTTAATCACAGGTTTCCCAGGCCTTCAATAGCCTTTTCAATATTTATTTCTCCCTCTTATTCTCTTTTTTATGATAAGAGCTTTCTGCCTCTGATAACATATTATTTACGGCTGCATGCATACGTTTCACATACATCTCCAGGAATCATGTAGTTATCTGTAATGTTGCGCAACTGAGTAAACTCCGCTTCCAAGTTGGGTTTGTTTGTGCCAGCCTTTTTTACTTTTTCATTCATTCCTTCAAATAGAGCACGAACTGCAAAAGCCTCCGGGTGATTGTTACCATGGGCACGGATGATCGCACCAGAGTATAAATCCAACTTCGGAAAATAATCAACGACAACCTCGCTAAAGGTCCTCACTTGTTCTGACATTATTGGGTTCCACTCCCTTAATGAATTTTGTTATCCGCCTTATGAGGATTTTACCTTTGATTTGATGACCGGATAGCCCAACTCTTCAATAGCTTTTTCAATATCTCCTATCATCAATGTTTCTGAATCAAAATCTGCTTTCACTTTACTAGAATTGAATAATACCGTTACACTTTCTTGTTTGATCCCCCTCAATCCTTTTACAGCATTCTCAATTTTTTGCATACAAGATGGACAAGATAATGTTTCTAATTGAATGACTGCTTTTTGCACGCTGATCTCTCCTTTCTTTAATATAGAGGCTTCGTTGTTCTTCTCTTCACAAATCAAGTATAGCCCTGTTTCGTTTTTAAAAAATTGATAGAAATCAAGTTTTGCGGTAAGACAGCTTGAAATATGGTCAATACCTTTTAAGCAGGTTCAGCCGTTTCTATTTAGGCTTCTCCAACAGTCCTTTTTCCTCCCAATCGATATCTCAGCAATCTCATGCCGTTCACGATCACTACGAGGATACTAGCTTCATGAACCAACATGCCGATGGAAATGTTCATCCATTCACTAAAGAATACGCTAACAAGTAAAACTAATACCACACCTACAGCAATAGCGATATTTTGTTTCATGTTGCTTGCAGTTGCCTTTGTTAACCCTAAAGCATGTGATAAGTTACTGAAGTTGGAATTCATCAAGACTACGTCAGATGTTTCAATCGCAACATCTGTTCCGCTGCCCATTGCGATGCCGATATTTGCGAGGGCTAGTGAAGGGCTGTCGTTGACCCCATCACCAACAAAAGCAACGATGTGTCCTTCTGTTTGCATTTTTTTGATATACGCGGATTTATCTTCTGGCAACATATGTCCATGTGCTTCAGTAAGCCTAAGTTCACGAGCAACTAAATCAACTGTTCCTTGGTTGTCTCCCGAGAGGACCACGAGGTTTTTCACTCCTGAATCCTTAAATGTTTGAAGTTCTTCACTCACACCTGCACGGATTTGGTCACGAATGCCCATCAGGATTTCCACTTTCCCATCGATTGCAGTCAGGACTAAAGAGTTTCCATTTTCCTCAAAACGCTTAAGATCTAATTTTGCTTTTTGGCTAAATTCAATTTTTTCTCTTTCCATTAAAGTGACATTTCCTACTGCCACGCGACGGCCATTTACCTTTGCGACAATTCCGCTGCCTCTAACCACCTCTGTTTCTTCTACTGGATAGGTAGTAATCTCGCCGATGTCTTTTATAACAGCCTTTGCAAGTGGGTGATCTGACTCACGTTCTACACTTGCCAGGTATCCCAGCAGTTCCTTGCTGTTTTCTCCATAGTATTCACTTTCCGCTACCTCAGGGGTTCCTGCAGTCAATGTGCCTGTTTTATCAAATACCATTGTATCCACCCTGCTGAAATCATTGATAACTTCACTGCCTTTTAGGAGTATGCCATTACGCGCACCATTTCCGATACCCGCAACATTTGAAACGGGTACCCCAATAACCAGCGCACCAGGGCATCCTAAAACCAAAATGGTTATGGCCAGTTCTATGTTCCGTGAGAATAGCCAAACGATGAATGCCAGGACTAGAACTGCAGGAGTATAATATTTGGAGAATCGGTCGATGAATCGCTCTGCTTCTGACTTGGAGTCCTGAGCCTCTTCTACCAATTCAATGATTTTACCGAATGTTGTATCTTCTCCGACCCGGTCTGCCCGAATTTGAATTGTTCCATTTTCCAAAATGGTCCCTGCAAAAACTTCAGAATCAATTGCTTTATTCACTGGTACTGATTCACCTGTGATGCTAGCTTCATTGACATGGCCTTCTCCGATTATAACTGTCCCATCAACAGGAATTTTTGCCCCGGTTTTAACAAGCAAAATGTCTCCTTCGTCCACCTCATCAACATCCACTTCTTCGAATTCGCCATTATCCACTCGCTTCCACGCACTTTCTGGTGCCATTTCTGTAAGTTCTTTGATGGCAGATCTTGTTTTGTTTAATGTGCGTTGTTCCAGGAAAGAACCGAATAGGAATAAGAAAGTAACAATTGCGGATTCTTCGTAGTTTTGTATCAAAAAAGCTCCTATAACGGCAATGGTGACTAACACATCAATGCTGACAACTTTTACTTTTAAGGCTTGATATGCTTGAATGGCAATTGGCGCCGCTCCAAAGATGGAAGCGATAATGAATGACCAAGTAAATAAAATCGTGTTATCTAAAGCAAAATTGCTTATTAGTCCAAGTACAATAAATATTCCACTAATCAGCGTAATTAGATTCTTCCTACCCAATACAAACCTTAGCATTTATTTCCCTCCTTTAATTACCTTCTGTTGATGGCTTTATTATAGGACGGTTATCGATATTAAAAATTGATGGGAATCAATTTTTGACATTCTTTTGTATTTCTCCTTAACGGCTTTTACTTTTGTTAGATGACTGAATAGCCACGTTCAATACAGTTCCACAAACTTTTTCCCCTATGCTTTAAGCAATCCCTTCCGCTCTGGCTCCAAAAGGGAAGAGAATTATTTACTGAATTCAGTCCTAATTTGCATTTAAAAAATATGAACAAATAAAAAAAGAACCGAGAAAACGTACAAACTGTACGCCTCCCGATTCTGATTGCTTATAATCATTATATTTGACTTCTTTCCCGTTCAGATACCAACTTAAATTACAGTGATAGAATGACAAAAACTGTTTCTATTTACCATGATTATTCCACAGTAACAGATTTCGCCAAGTTTCTTGGCTTATCTACGTCACAGTCGCGGTGCAGGGCTGCGTAGTATGCAAGCAGCTGGAGCGGAATGACAGAAACAAGTGGTGTCAGCATATCATGGACAGCTGGAATTACGAAGCTATCTTCATCTGTTTCAAGGCCCTTCATGGAGATGATACAAGGGTTCGCACCACGTGCAGCAACCTCTTTAACATTTCCCCGGATGCTTAAGTTTACTTTTTCCTGAGTTGCAAGGGCAATGACAGGAGTTCCTTCTTCAATTAGCGCAATGGTGCCGTGTTTCAACTCACCACCGGCGAATCCTTCAGCCTGGATATATGAAATTTCCTTCAGCTTAAGCGCACCTTCCATGCCGACATAATAATCGACTGCCCTTCCGATAAAAAAGGCGTTGCGAGTAACAGTCAGGAATTCACGGGAAATGTGCTCAATGATTTCTTTGGTATCACACAGTACTTCCATTGCATTTGCAACAATTCCTAATTCCTTGACAAGGTCAAATCCTATTTCAAGACCGCGGCTCTTCGCGGTTACTTCGGCTAAAATTGCAAGTACAGCCAACTGGGCGGTATAAGCCTTCGTTGAAGCTACTGCAATCTCCGGGCCGGCATGAAGCAGCAATGTGAAATCTGCTTCCCGGGATAGGGTGGAGCCCGGAACATTTGTAATGGTAAGTGCAGGATGGCCCATTTCTTTTATCTGGACAAGCACAGCACGGCTGTCTGCTGTTTCACCGCTCTGCGAAATAAATACAAACAAAGGCTTTTCCGAAAGAAGCGGCATATTATAGCCAAATTCGCTTGAGATATGAACCTCAACCGGTACTTTGGCAAGTGTTTCAATTAATTGTTTTCCTACAAGGCCTGCATGATAAGAAGTCCCAGCTGCAATAATATAAATCCTATCGGATTGCTTGATTGCCTTAACAATATCCTCATCAATAGACAATTCGCCGTTATCATTTTGGTACTTCTGAATGATTTTACGCATGACAAGCGGCTGCTCATCAATTTCCTTGAGCATATAGTGAGGGTATGTGCCTTTTTCAATATCACTTGCGTCAAGTTCCGCCTTATATGGATTGCGGCTAATTGTTTCACCCTCAAGAGTCTGAATTTCAACAGAATCCTTTTTTACAATCACGATTTCTTTATCCATAAGTTCAACGTACTGGTCAGTCACCTGAAGCATTGCCATCGCATCGCTGGCAACTACGTTAAACCCATCGCCAAGTCCAACAAGGAGCGGGCTTTTATTTTTCGCTACATAAATTGTTTCCTTATCCTCACTGTCGAGAAGTCCCAGTGCATATGAGCCTTTAAGCAGGCCCAATACTTTACGGAAGGATTCAAGAGCCGTCAGTCCATCCTTTGCAAAAAGCTCAACCATCTGGACAATAACTTCTGTATCAGTATCACTATCGAGCTTAACATCAATCAAATATTCACGTTTTAGCTCTTCATAGTTTTCTATTACACCATTATGAACAAGTGTGAACCTTGATGCGTTACTTTGATGAGGGTGTGCATTTCTTTTGCTGGGTGCTCCGTGGGTAGCCCAACGAGTGTGGCCAATCCCTGCGTTTGCTTCAACGCCTAGATCAACAATTTTGCGGAGATCTGCAATTCGCCCTTTCTCCTTAAACACGCTAACCCCGTTTTCGTTCATTACAGCAATCCCGGCAGAGTCATACCCGCGATATTCAAGCTTCTCAAGGCCTTTAAGCAATATCTCTTTTGAATCCTGACTTCCGATATATCCAACGATTCCACACATAATCTCTTATCCTCCTGTATCAGAGGGCAAGACAGTACCGAGGGCACAGCTTGCCCCCTATCCCTGTTTAATAAATGGAACGGCTCCTACATTCATGCCTATTCCTTTTGCGCATCTTGCAGCTCTTTGTCCATCAAGTTGCCCTGATGTTTTTAAGCAGCAAGAGTCAGCCGTGCGCTGCGGCTGGGAGGCATCCGCCGAAACTTCGATAAACCTCCACCTCGTCAACTAATCCCTTTTTCCGATCCGGATTAGTCCTGGCGCTTTTAGTATGTGTAAACCACTGCCCACCTTTCCATTTTTGAATAGGCTGGTTGCATCTTACAAAAACCAGCAAGACTCATCTTACATGAGAATAATACTTACGTCAAGATGTAAAGTTTTTCCTTCCTATACCCAAAATTGGCTGAATCACAAACTAGACAATCTTCATGATTGGGCTATGTTAAACAATTCTATAAAAAAGGAGAGTAAGGGATACGTCATTATAAAATAAAATATGCATAAGGGAATAAGTACGTTCCCTTATGCATCAAGTTAGATAAAGTGAAACTACAATCCATGGGGGTTTCTTCATCCCCACGGATTGTTAGTTGAACGAATCGGGCGCTTACGGGCTGTTGTCCCCTGTCTAAAGCTTTTACGAATATTCTAAGGCCCTTCAAGTGGGGGAACTTACAGCCCGTTAATACAGGATAAAACACTAACTTTATGCCTCTGCAACGGTAGGCCGACTGTAGACATTTTCATCCAGCTCACCTGTCACTTTACTTGTAAGTACTCCTGATGTCATTGCACCACTTACATTTAGCGCGGTCCTTCCCATATCGATCAAAGGCTCAACCGAAATTAGAAGGCCGACAATGGCGACTGGAAGGTTCATGACCGAAAGGACGATCAATGCAGCAAATGTAGCACCTCCACCAACACCAGCTACACCGAAAGAACTGATTGTCACTACCAGAATCAGTGTCACAATAAAGGAAATGCTAGTCGGATCAATCCCTGCTGCAGGGGCCACCATGACAGCAAGCATTGCCGGATAAATACCCGCGCACCCATTTTGGCCGATGGTGAGTCCAAATGAGCCGGAAAAATTGGCAATTCCCTCCGAGACACCAAAATCCTTTGTCTGTGTCTTAAGAGTTAACGGCAATGTACCCGCGCTTGAACGGGATGAAAAGGCAAACGATAAAGTGGGTAATCCTTTTTTTACATAAAGGGCCGGACTAACCTTAGCTAGTGCCAAGAGTGCCAAATGAACAATAAACATAAGAATAAGTGCAACATAGGATGCGATTACAAACTTGCCCAAATTAACAATCGCGGCATAATCACTTGTCGCTGCGGCCTTTGCAATAATTGCAAGGATACCGTACGGTGTAAGCCTTAAGATTAATGTAACAACCCTCATGATAATCGAATAAAGTGTATCAATTATTTTTGCAAAAAACTCTGCGCGTTCCGGTTCTTTCCCCCTAATCCCAAGATAAGCAACTCCAATAAACGCTGCAAATAGCACGACCCCAATAGTTGAAGTCGCCCTTGCCCCAGTCAGGTCAGCAAATGGATTTCCCGGGAACATTTCAAGGATTTGCTGGGGGATGGTCATATTTTCTACAGTGACGACCCTTTCCTTCAATAGTTCATTACGTGCCGCTTCAGCTTCTCCCTCAGTTAATTGGGCCCCTTCAAGGCCAAATCCCAAGGCAGATCCAATACCAATTGCTGCTGATATTGCTGTCGTACCCAATAGCAGACCAATAACCAGGAAGCTGATCCTACCAATATTTTTAGTTAATTTGAGTTTTGTAAATGCACCGACGACCGAAATGAAAATAAGCGGCATTACAATCATTTGCAGCAGTTTAACATAACCTGTACCAACGATTGATAGCCAGCCCATTGTTACTGTTGTAACCTCTGATGCTGTACCATAAAGTAAGTGAATCGCTGTTCCGAATACAACCCCTAATCCCAAACCCGTAAATACACGCTTTGAAAAAGAAACATGCTTTTTTTGCATTACTAAAAGCCCGTACATTAGCAATAAGAGAACCGCAACATTCACGATAACAAATAACGTATTCATCCTCTTTCCTCCCTCCTAGTTAATACTCTATCTGTATGAGCAAATCATTCTAATTATTCTTACGTGCGAGGTTGGTTTTATCGATTTACAGTAAAAAAGCATTGGCTTAGTGAGCCAATGCTTTACAAACTTATTCTTCTAATCCCATTTCCTCTTTTACTACCTTAACAATTCTATTCACATAATTAGAGCATTGCTCCTCGGTTGGAGCTTCAGCCATTACTCGGACGAGCGGCTCTGTACCAGAAGGGCGAACAAGAATCCGGCCGTCACCTGCCATTTCTTTTTCTACCTCTTCAATTATGGCTTTTACCTTCTCATTATCTGTAACATGATGCTTGTCTGTTACTCTAACATTAACAAGCAGCTGTGGAAACTTCTTAAACTCATTCGCGAGCTCAGATAAAGGCTTTTTTGTGGTTTTCATAATATTTACAAGCTGTAGGCCGGTTAACAGCCCATCTCCAGTTGTATTGTAATCAAGGAAAATAATATGGCCTGATTGCTCTCCGCCAAGATTAAAGCCATTTTTCTTCATTTCTTCGACAACATATCGGTCTCCTACAGCTGTTTGAGCACTTTGGATGCCATTCTTTTCAAGAGCTTTATAAAATCCGAGGTTACTCATGACAGTAGAAACAACCGTGGAATGCTTCAGCCTGTTTTGTTCTTTCAAATACTTTCCACAAATATAAAGAATTTGGTCCCCATCAACGACTTCACCATTTTCATCAATTGCAATCATTCTGTCTCCATCGCCATCGAAAGCAAGGCCGATATCCGCTCCCTTTTCTTTGACAAATGCAGCCAGTGCTTCAGGGTGAGTTGAGCCAACTCCGGCGTTTATATTCAAGCCATTAGGAGATGCCCCCATGGTGGAAATATCGGCATCCAAGTCTGCAAACAAATGAGTAGCAAGTGATGAGGTTGCACCATGGGCACAATCCAAGGCAACATGAATTCCCGAAAAGTCTTCATCTACTGTTTGTTTCAAATATTGAAGGTATTTTTGGCCGCCTTCAAAATAATCATTTACCTGGCCCAATTCCCCTCCTACAGGACGAGGAAGCTCATCAGAAGGTAGATCCATCAGTTTCTCAATTTCAGCTTCTTGTTCGTCTGAAAGCTTAAATCCATCGGGGCCAAAAAATTTAATTCCATTATCCTGAACAGGGTTGTGCGAGGCAGAAATCATAACTCCAGCCTGGGCTCCAAGTGCCTTTGTCAAGAATGCTACTCCTGGTGTCGATATAACGCCAAGTCTCATTACCTCCGCACCTATTGAAAGAAGTCCGGCAACCAGTGCTCCTTCAAGCATATGCCCGGAAATTCTGGTATCCCGCCCAATAATTACTTTCGGGCGGTCCTTATCCTTAGTAAGGACAAAACCTCCAAAGCGTCCCAATCTAAACGCCAATTCAGGTGTCAGTTCACTATTTGCGACTCCGCGCACT is drawn from Bacillus sp. FJAT-18017 and contains these coding sequences:
- a CDS encoding winged helix-turn-helix domain-containing protein translates to MDITLEQQKLISTPLRVKIIYLLSEQAMTAKQVADELGKTAGSIHYHIQQLFKGGILDLTETKENKGIVEKYYRSKATHFNLKERSEGTKPMGVTTKGISLEFTEEELKEFEDDFDSLLEKWLKRTVAHKNGRASYDLSLVFKKLLPGEEV
- a CDS encoding MFS transporter, producing MKQAVKRNLFLFVPAKMVAVLGSSIYGFAIGLYILEQTGSSLNFAITLLMSALPRVLLSPVAGALADRYDRKKIIIFSDFGCAIWLGIILVLFTFVTQDIWLLYIASAILTTLNTFYSNAVTSTIFNMVGPDNIQKAMSLNQSAASMSAILGPVLGGAFFGFMPITTFMAINIAAFSISGILSLFIRYNLFAEKKDLTERTGFFQDLKEGFIYVRNEPFIKHLIFFAIWLNFWFTAFPVALPYLVLVVRNMPSYQLGIIEGSFSVGTLLMALILSVRPEIKKKEFAILSGITGMSIALILMGLPSLPVASGIPNTAIFIYLIALVLISSSLSMVINMPIFVLLQKKTPDELRGRVMSLLETGASGMTPVGLILFGVLFEILPAWMLMAISGAAILLLVTYHVWKKTFSRYLREDSVPAQSGL
- a CDS encoding GGDEF domain-containing protein; amino-acid sequence: MKNKFETFSSLKRTIYLWIIPCLLVSLLLNNFLQNSSGNEHIVGTVINTVLIVWFSISWLLLYKNQLRLVESVSVIIVSLYHIITFYDAVNKVILEAGENSLGDFIIWMPVIMMYIFVSTRRKYSLIVAFTILGLTLIPGILNAGKISAEAMDSFIQYYVATIVYIVMLYFTQYLFGVYKELAAAKRDAYTDSLTGIANRHQIDTWLEGCIENCSYSNNAFSVAFFDIDHFKAINDRYGHHVGDEALKEIVSLIEKNLGAGELFGRWGGEEFIVIIQKPEKEAVILAEGLRKVIETHEFKVVGKITSSFGIAGYKKGDTIVSLLDRADKALYTSKQLGRNKVYLHEAPAG
- a CDS encoding iron-sulfur cluster repair di-iron protein, ric → MSEQVRTFSEVVVDYFPKLDLYSGAIIRAHGNNHPEAFAVRALFEGMNEKVKKAGTNKPNLEAEFTQLRNITDNYMIPGDVCETYACSRK
- a CDS encoding heavy-metal-associated domain-containing protein codes for the protein MQKAVIQLETLSCPSCMQKIENAVKGLRGIKQESVTVLFNSSKVKADFDSETLMIGDIEKAIEELGYPVIKSKVKSS
- a CDS encoding heavy metal translocating P-type ATPase, encoding MLRFVLGRKNLITLISGIFIVLGLISNFALDNTILFTWSFIIASIFGAAPIAIQAYQALKVKVVSIDVLVTIAVIGAFLIQNYEESAIVTFLFLFGSFLEQRTLNKTRSAIKELTEMAPESAWKRVDNGEFEEVDVDEVDEGDILLVKTGAKIPVDGTVIIGEGHVNEASITGESVPVNKAIDSEVFAGTILENGTIQIRADRVGEDTTFGKIIELVEEAQDSKSEAERFIDRFSKYYTPAVLVLAFIVWLFSRNIELAITILVLGCPGALVIGVPVSNVAGIGNGARNGILLKGSEVINDFSRVDTMVFDKTGTLTAGTPEVAESEYYGENSKELLGYLASVERESDHPLAKAVIKDIGEITTYPVEETEVVRGSGIVAKVNGRRVAVGNVTLMEREKIEFSQKAKLDLKRFEENGNSLVLTAIDGKVEILMGIRDQIRAGVSEELQTFKDSGVKNLVVLSGDNQGTVDLVARELRLTEAHGHMLPEDKSAYIKKMQTEGHIVAFVGDGVNDSPSLALANIGIAMGSGTDVAIETSDVVLMNSNFSNLSHALGLTKATASNMKQNIAIAVGVVLVLLVSVFFSEWMNISIGMLVHEASILVVIVNGMRLLRYRLGGKRTVGEA
- the glmS gene encoding glutamine--fructose-6-phosphate transaminase (isomerizing), which produces MCGIVGYIGSQDSKEILLKGLEKLEYRGYDSAGIAVMNENGVSVFKEKGRIADLRKIVDLGVEANAGIGHTRWATHGAPSKRNAHPHQSNASRFTLVHNGVIENYEELKREYLIDVKLDSDTDTEVIVQMVELFAKDGLTALESFRKVLGLLKGSYALGLLDSEDKETIYVAKNKSPLLVGLGDGFNVVASDAMAMLQVTDQYVELMDKEIVIVKKDSVEIQTLEGETISRNPYKAELDASDIEKGTYPHYMLKEIDEQPLVMRKIIQKYQNDNGELSIDEDIVKAIKQSDRIYIIAAGTSYHAGLVGKQLIETLAKVPVEVHISSEFGYNMPLLSEKPLFVFISQSGETADSRAVLVQIKEMGHPALTITNVPGSTLSREADFTLLLHAGPEIAVASTKAYTAQLAVLAILAEVTAKSRGLEIGFDLVKELGIVANAMEVLCDTKEIIEHISREFLTVTRNAFFIGRAVDYYVGMEGALKLKEISYIQAEGFAGGELKHGTIALIEEGTPVIALATQEKVNLSIRGNVKEVAARGANPCIISMKGLETDEDSFVIPAVHDMLTPLVSVIPLQLLAYYAALHRDCDVDKPRNLAKSVTVE
- a CDS encoding L-cystine transporter, which translates into the protein MNTLFVIVNVAVLLLLMYGLLVMQKKHVSFSKRVFTGLGLGVVFGTAIHLLYGTASEVTTVTMGWLSIVGTGYVKLLQMIVMPLIFISVVGAFTKLKLTKNIGRISFLVIGLLLGTTAISAAIGIGSALGFGLEGAQLTEGEAEAARNELLKERVVTVENMTIPQQILEMFPGNPFADLTGARATSTIGVVLFAAFIGVAYLGIRGKEPERAEFFAKIIDTLYSIIMRVVTLILRLTPYGILAIIAKAAATSDYAAIVNLGKFVIASYVALILMFIVHLALLALAKVSPALYVKKGLPTLSFAFSSRSSAGTLPLTLKTQTKDFGVSEGIANFSGSFGLTIGQNGCAGIYPAMLAVMVAPAAGIDPTSISFIVTLILVVTISSFGVAGVGGGATFAALIVLSVMNLPVAIVGLLISVEPLIDMGRTALNVSGAMTSGVLTSKVTGELDENVYSRPTVAEA
- the glmM gene encoding phosphoglucosamine mutase → MGKYFGTDGVRGVANSELTPELAFRLGRFGGFVLTKDKDRPKVIIGRDTRISGHMLEGALVAGLLSIGAEVMRLGVISTPGVAFLTKALGAQAGVMISASHNPVQDNGIKFFGPDGFKLSDEQEAEIEKLMDLPSDELPRPVGGELGQVNDYFEGGQKYLQYLKQTVDEDFSGIHVALDCAHGATSSLATHLFADLDADISTMGASPNGLNINAGVGSTHPEALAAFVKEKGADIGLAFDGDGDRMIAIDENGEVVDGDQILYICGKYLKEQNRLKHSTVVSTVMSNLGFYKALEKNGIQSAQTAVGDRYVVEEMKKNGFNLGGEQSGHIIFLDYNTTGDGLLTGLQLVNIMKTTKKPLSELANEFKKFPQLLVNVRVTDKHHVTDNEKVKAIIEEVEKEMAGDGRILVRPSGTEPLVRVMAEAPTEEQCSNYVNRIVKVVKEEMGLEE